From one Desulforegulaceae bacterium genomic stretch:
- a CDS encoding DUF2760 domain-containing protein, whose product MINKKNFYLKSISRKIFWTQFFVSLIFFGLIFFGGYYYSSIIFDKASAIDAQSIDSQAYQEFFYSIINLEDPISFFIIPFAGIVVLIFTFISWIILRAFVKKTISLIPSQTEISTPKQSSKIDPELEKRKFLHILSVLQEEGRFLDFLNENLSDYNDDDIGAAVRSIHKGCKDALSKYLELKPLLDNEESSEIEIEESFNPDKIRLTGNVVGNPPFKGIVRHRGWKVENINLPDLKKIEDASFLVPAEIEIE is encoded by the coding sequence ATGATAAACAAGAAGAATTTTTATTTAAAATCCATTTCAAGAAAAATTTTTTGGACTCAGTTTTTTGTATCCCTTATTTTTTTTGGACTTATATTTTTTGGAGGATATTATTATTCATCTATTATATTTGACAAAGCTTCAGCTATTGATGCTCAAAGTATAGATTCTCAAGCTTACCAGGAGTTTTTTTACTCAATAATTAATCTGGAAGATCCTATAAGTTTTTTTATTATTCCTTTTGCCGGAATAGTTGTTCTTATTTTTACTTTTATCTCCTGGATTATCTTAAGAGCTTTTGTTAAAAAAACTATTTCACTTATTCCTTCTCAAACTGAAATTTCCACTCCCAAGCAAAGCTCAAAAATTGACCCAGAGCTTGAAAAAAGAAAATTTCTTCATATTTTATCAGTACTTCAGGAAGAAGGAAGGTTTCTTGACTTCTTAAATGAAAATTTATCAGACTATAATGATGATGATATAGGAGCGGCAGTAAGAAGCATTCACAAAGGATGTAAGGATGCCTTAAGCAAATACCTTGAACTTAAACCTCTTCTTGATAATGAAGAAAGTTCTGAAATTGAAATAGAAGAAAGTTTTAATCCTGACAAAATAAGGCTTACAGGAAACGTTGTTGGAAATCCTCCTTTTAAAGGAATTGTAAGACACAGGGGCTGGAAAGTAGAAAATATAAATCTGCCTGATCTTAAAAAAATTGAAGATGCTTCTTTTCTTGTTCCTGCTGAAATAGAAATAGAATAA
- a CDS encoding DUF4878 domain-containing protein — protein MFNINGGNKMKKFIILLSAASVMLLAGCNNTPEKAAEAHYKKTIKAHSGLKTEAVEVTKISEEGEEAVVNVSADLKYNEQLKLVKENGKWVVK, from the coding sequence ATATTTAATATTAATGGAGGAAATAAAATGAAAAAATTTATTATTCTTTTGAGTGCAGCTTCAGTAATGCTTCTTGCAGGATGCAATAACACCCCTGAAAAAGCAGCTGAAGCCCATTACAAAAAAACAATCAAGGCTCACTCAGGCCTTAAAACCGAAGCTGTTGAAGTTACCAAGATAAGTGAAGAAGGCGAAGAAGCTGTTGTTAATGTTTCTGCTGATTTAAAATACAATGAGCAGCTTAAACTTGTTAAAGAAAATGGGAAATGGGTTGTGAAATAA
- a CDS encoding rhodanese-like domain-containing protein has product MKWIKFFIRPPKITWEQAMEKIFNDKNKNIILLDLRQPFEIKEKKIENSISIPLSKINQEYFKLEKNKTIFLFCRSGKRSSIAARILKTKGYENLFNIKGGIKAYKKTDLN; this is encoded by the coding sequence ATGAAATGGATAAAATTTTTTATTCGCCCTCCAAAAATCACCTGGGAGCAGGCCATGGAAAAAATTTTCAATGATAAAAACAAAAATATAATTCTTCTTGATCTAAGACAGCCCTTTGAAATTAAAGAAAAAAAGATTGAAAACTCTATTTCAATCCCTCTTTCTAAAATTAACCAAGAATATTTTAAGCTTGAAAAAAATAAAACTATTTTTCTTTTCTGCCGTTCTGGAAAAAGAAGCAGTATTGCAGCAAGGATTTTAAAAACAAAGGGATATGAAAATTTATTTAATATAAAAGGCGGGATCAAAGCATATAAAAAAACCGACCTTAATTAA
- a CDS encoding CGGC domain-containing protein: MKKVVVVGCGAYMNSGYGCPGEWRCLKAAAMGEGKFDKPSAVIGFVKCECPGRTMVPNIGMTLKLGELKPDAIYLSSCMVGAKPDCPYSTPEEKAEFIKAKTGIDVILGTHDYH; this comes from the coding sequence ATGAAAAAAGTTGTTGTAGTTGGTTGCGGAGCGTATATGAACAGCGGTTATGGATGCCCTGGAGAGTGGAGATGCCTTAAGGCTGCTGCCATGGGTGAAGGAAAATTTGATAAACCATCAGCTGTGATAGGCTTTGTAAAGTGTGAATGCCCTGGAAGAACCATGGTTCCAAATATTGGAATGACTTTAAAACTTGGAGAGCTAAAGCCTGATGCAATTTATCTTTCATCTTGTATGGTAGGAGCAAAACCAGATTGTCCTTATTCCACCCCTGAAGAAAAAGCTGAGTTCATCAAAGCTAAAACCGGAATAGATGTTATTTTAGGCACCCATGATTACCATTAA
- a CDS encoding exodeoxyribonuclease III — MEIRLSSWNVNGLRAVLKKGFHDSLKEINADILGLQEIKLQKDQIKDEMVNLYHYEHEIWSHSTIKKGYSGVLAYSNEKPLNVEEGMGIKKFDEEGRIVRLDYDDFILFNVYFPNGQMSDERLEYKLEFYEKFFEYTDKLKKDKSIIICGDYNTAHNEIDLKNPGPNQKRSGFLPIERKWLDEITKRGYVDTFRHFYPEKVKYSWWTYRFNARKNNAGWRIDYFFVTKDLIENKRIKDAWILNDIYGSDHCPVGITMEV, encoded by the coding sequence TTGGAAATAAGATTGTCATCATGGAATGTTAACGGATTGAGAGCTGTATTAAAAAAAGGGTTTCATGATTCTTTAAAAGAAATCAATGCCGATATATTAGGGCTTCAGGAAATAAAGCTTCAAAAAGATCAAATAAAAGATGAAATGGTAAATCTTTATCACTATGAGCATGAAATTTGGTCCCATTCAACAATAAAAAAAGGTTATAGTGGAGTTTTGGCTTATTCAAACGAAAAACCTCTTAATGTTGAAGAAGGTATGGGAATAAAAAAGTTTGATGAGGAAGGCAGGATTGTAAGGCTTGATTATGATGATTTTATACTTTTCAATGTATATTTTCCAAATGGGCAGATGTCTGACGAAAGACTTGAATATAAACTTGAATTTTATGAAAAGTTTTTTGAGTATACAGATAAGCTTAAAAAAGACAAAAGTATAATAATTTGCGGAGACTATAATACAGCCCACAATGAAATTGACTTAAAAAATCCCGGTCCTAATCAAAAAAGATCAGGATTTTTACCCATTGAAAGAAAGTGGCTCGATGAAATAACAAAAAGAGGTTATGTAGATACATTCAGGCATTTTTACCCTGAAAAAGTAAAATATTCCTGGTGGACATATAGATTTAATGCAAGGAAAAACAATGCAGGGTGGCGTATAGACTATTTTTTTGTAACTAAAGATTTAATTGAAAATAAAAGAATAAAAGATGCCTGGATTTTAAATGATATTTATGGTTCTGATCATTGCCCTGTGGGAATAACCATGGAAGTTTAA
- a CDS encoding Hsp70 family protein — protein MNAKYLIGIDLGTSNTAVSYAKLTGIDEKPEFKVFEIPQIIRPGEILSRPLLPSFIYFPADNEKNRDNFTLDWTKDETFIVGEYARKRSSEIPSRVISSAKSWLCNNHVNREDKILPWDSDQVEEKFSPVRAQTEILNHIKNAWDYKFSDEEESSFVEQNITITIPASFDAVARELTLKASRECGIKNLTLMEEPQAAFYSWLLLNEETWRKKVKKDESVLVCDIGGGTSDFTLIKIFETDGNLELERTAVGNHLLVGGDNMDLSISYLLNSKIVSSGKKLDKWQLRSLVNKAREAKEELFSDRTKEKYEIAVHSRGMKLIAGTIKSEILSKELDQIVKNGFFPNCELEEKPVNNRKTGLMEAGLNYESDPAITKHLAEFTSNFASASFPAYVLFNGGVMKSKDLRDHISKVLSSWNDSSEIKELENNNSEISVALGAAYYSFIKLSGGIRIKSGLNKTYYIEVSSSMPAIPGIPVPTKALCVAPFGMEEGSFVKIEDKKYMLTLGEDVSFNLFESSMGKEDKPGETIEDFQNNLEKLTEIETFLEGNQGDMVPVVLETHVTEIGTLEFYCVSLEDDRKWKLEFNLRQQNN, from the coding sequence ATGAACGCAAAATATCTCATAGGAATTGACCTTGGAACCTCAAATACTGCTGTTTCATATGCAAAATTAACAGGGATTGATGAAAAGCCCGAATTCAAGGTTTTTGAAATCCCCCAAATTATAAGGCCCGGGGAAATCCTTTCAAGACCGCTTCTGCCGTCTTTTATTTACTTTCCTGCTGATAATGAAAAAAACAGGGATAATTTTACTCTTGACTGGACAAAGGACGAAACTTTTATTGTAGGGGAATATGCAAGAAAAAGAAGCTCTGAAATTCCTTCAAGAGTTATTTCTTCTGCAAAATCATGGCTTTGTAATAATCATGTTAATAGAGAAGATAAAATTCTTCCCTGGGATTCAGATCAGGTTGAGGAAAAGTTTTCTCCTGTAAGAGCTCAGACTGAAATTTTAAATCATATAAAAAACGCCTGGGACTACAAGTTTTCAGATGAAGAGGAAAGCTCTTTTGTTGAACAAAATATAACTATTACAATTCCTGCTTCTTTTGATGCTGTTGCAAGGGAACTTACTTTGAAGGCATCCAGGGAATGCGGGATAAAAAATCTTACCTTGATGGAAGAACCCCAGGCGGCTTTTTATTCCTGGCTTCTTTTAAATGAAGAGACCTGGAGAAAAAAAGTTAAAAAAGACGAGTCCGTTCTTGTTTGTGATATAGGCGGAGGTACAAGTGACTTTACCCTGATTAAAATTTTTGAAACAGACGGTAACCTTGAGCTTGAAAGAACTGCTGTTGGAAACCATCTTTTGGTTGGCGGTGATAATATGGATCTTTCTATTTCCTATCTTTTAAATTCAAAAATTGTCTCCTCAGGTAAAAAACTTGATAAATGGCAGCTAAGATCCCTTGTAAACAAGGCAAGAGAAGCAAAAGAAGAGCTTTTTTCAGACAGAACAAAAGAAAAATATGAAATTGCAGTTCACAGCAGAGGGATGAAGCTTATTGCAGGTACAATTAAAAGTGAAATTTTATCAAAAGAATTGGATCAAATTGTAAAAAATGGGTTTTTTCCCAATTGTGAATTAGAAGAAAAACCTGTAAATAATAGAAAAACAGGTCTTATGGAAGCAGGGCTTAATTATGAGTCAGATCCTGCAATTACAAAACATCTGGCAGAATTTACTTCAAACTTTGCTTCAGCTTCTTTTCCTGCTTACGTTCTTTTTAACGGCGGAGTAATGAAATCAAAGGATTTAAGAGATCATATTTCTAAAGTTCTTTCTTCATGGAATGATTCCTCTGAAATAAAAGAGCTTGAAAATAACAATTCTGAAATTTCAGTTGCCCTTGGTGCAGCTTATTATTCCTTTATCAAGCTTTCCGGTGGAATAAGAATAAAAAGCGGACTAAACAAAACATATTATATAGAGGTAAGCTCTTCCATGCCTGCAATTCCTGGAATTCCGGTTCCAACAAAAGCTCTTTGTGTGGCTCCTTTTGGAATGGAGGAAGGAAGTTTTGTAAAAATTGAAGATAAAAAATATATGCTTACCCTTGGAGAAGATGTTTCCTTTAATTTGTTTGAATCTTCCATGGGAAAAGAAGACAAACCCGGAGAAACAATAGAAGATTTTCAAAATAATCTTGAAAAACTTACTGAAATTGAAACTTTTCTTGAAGGAAATCAGGGAGACATGGTTCCTGTTGTACTTGAAACCCATGTTACAGAAATTGGTACCCTGGAATTTTACTGCGTATCCCTTGAAGATGATAGAAAATGGAAGCTTGAATTTAATTTAAGACAGCAAAACAATTGA
- a CDS encoding TIGR00730 family Rossman fold protein produces MKNEYSINKTKQLILKDSKMLSKIMDEFIEGFETMTEIGPAISIFGSARLSPNNEACLKAEEIAFRIAKLGYSVITGGGGGIMEAANKGAARADKKSIGLNVRLPFEQIPNQYSNINLEFKYFFVRKVMFVKYAQAYVILPGGFGTLDEMFETLTLIQTKRIRSLPVILVGKSHWTGLVEWLKKELVPKKLISENDPYLFRVVDTPEEVENSIIELLPSVK; encoded by the coding sequence ATGAAAAATGAGTACTCAATAAACAAAACAAAGCAGCTTATACTTAAAGACTCAAAGATGCTTTCCAAAATCATGGATGAGTTTATTGAGGGTTTTGAGACCATGACTGAAATTGGCCCTGCCATAAGTATTTTTGGTTCTGCACGATTAAGTCCAAACAACGAAGCCTGTTTAAAAGCTGAAGAAATAGCCTTTAGAATTGCAAAGCTTGGTTATTCAGTTATCACAGGAGGCGGAGGCGGAATCATGGAAGCAGCAAATAAAGGTGCTGCAAGAGCAGACAAAAAATCTATAGGATTAAATGTCAGGCTTCCATTTGAGCAAATCCCAAATCAATATTCAAACATTAACCTTGAATTTAAATATTTTTTCGTAAGAAAAGTAATGTTTGTAAAATATGCCCAGGCCTATGTAATTTTACCCGGAGGTTTTGGAACCCTTGATGAGATGTTTGAAACCTTAACCCTTATCCAGACTAAAAGAATAAGGTCTTTACCTGTAATCCTTGTGGGCAAATCCCACTGGACAGGTCTTGTGGAGTGGCTTAAAAAAGAACTTGTTCCAAAAAAACTTATATCTGAAAATGACCCTTATCTTTTCAGGGTGGTTGATACTCCCGAAGAAGTTGAAAATTCAATAATAGAACTTTTACCTTCAGTTAAATAA
- a CDS encoding LEA type 2 family protein — translation MEKLTRVFIFLFLILVLNGCSMLKDAGLWKSPEVKVSSIEITSLDFEKIDIDVELEVLNDNIYSVSIGMLDYSLKINENELLSGKQNKSIVLEAQTSTKVIFPLSLNFKKLFSSAVEVKDKDSIAYVFEGGVSINLPGGGNPRIPFLSTGEIPIPRLPNLKVEGLKIEQINLFAASLKLGIKFVNPNNFSVNLKNYNYKFELNERQLAGGESGTGFIIEPKSEKLIEFPFNVSFANAGIAFYKMLTSSTDAGYAFNLEGEIKPGPDFFKAFPLKVEKEGKIELFK, via the coding sequence ATGGAAAAACTGACCAGGGTTTTCATCTTTTTATTTTTAATTCTTGTTTTAAACGGCTGTTCAATGCTTAAAGATGCTGGTTTATGGAAAAGCCCTGAGGTTAAAGTTTCCTCAATTGAAATTACCTCCCTGGATTTTGAAAAAATTGATATTGATGTGGAATTAGAAGTTTTAAATGATAATATTTATTCAGTTTCAATTGGTATGCTTGATTATTCATTGAAAATTAATGAAAATGAGCTTTTAAGCGGAAAACAAAATAAATCAATAGTTTTAGAGGCTCAAACTTCAACTAAGGTTATTTTTCCATTAAGTTTGAATTTTAAAAAGCTTTTTTCATCTGCAGTGGAAGTAAAGGATAAGGATTCAATTGCTTATGTTTTTGAAGGAGGTGTAAGTATTAATCTTCCTGGCGGCGGTAATCCAAGAATCCCTTTTTTATCAACAGGTGAAATTCCAATTCCCAGGCTTCCCAATTTAAAAGTTGAGGGTCTTAAAATTGAGCAGATCAATCTTTTTGCTGCCTCACTTAAACTTGGCATTAAATTTGTAAATCCAAATAATTTTTCAGTGAACTTGAAAAACTATAATTATAAGTTTGAACTAAATGAGCGTCAATTAGCAGGAGGAGAGTCTGGAACAGGTTTTATAATTGAGCCAAAAAGTGAAAAACTTATAGAATTTCCTTTTAATGTTTCTTTTGCAAACGCAGGAATTGCTTTTTATAAAATGTTAACCTCCAGCACTGACGCAGGGTATGCTTTTAATCTTGAAGGTGAAATAAAACCAGGCCCTGATTTTTTTAAAGCCTTTCCTTTAAAAGTTGAAAAGGAAGGAAAAATTGAGCTTTTTAAATAA
- a CDS encoding HDOD domain-containing protein, with product MKIKCSGCKKNINIKDGSYPKERSFSFLCPGCGKKIKINPIKKPKLSVDTKSEVNLFRNKLQKEILENNPSLPPTPDIFIKAKKLIKANGYSTKELSSLISLDQAIAARVLKLANSAYFNFNPPVPSIDEACLLLGEKNLISIILVAQMSKMLDKELKGYKISAEDFFYHSVATATAAELIAYEKMPLFHLDAFSAGLLHDCGKLVLNDYLIKEKEKFKSLIIEKKLSPWAAEKQIFGFSHSEIGLKLLESWQLPKIQTQAIGFHHNPMDSLSNELSYILNAADFLSKKAGFSAENNWNNNLFYLSDEVKVFLKIEDYELEEFSEKIRENVLIMTKDFNF from the coding sequence ATGAAAATTAAATGTTCAGGATGCAAAAAGAATATAAATATTAAGGATGGCTCCTATCCAAAAGAAAGATCTTTTTCATTTTTGTGCCCTGGCTGCGGTAAAAAAATTAAAATAAATCCTATTAAAAAGCCTAAATTAAGTGTTGATACAAAATCTGAGGTGAATTTGTTTAGAAATAAGCTTCAAAAAGAAATTCTTGAAAACAATCCATCTCTTCCCCCAACTCCTGATATTTTTATAAAAGCAAAAAAGCTCATTAAAGCAAACGGATACAGTACAAAAGAGTTAAGTTCGCTGATTTCTCTTGATCAGGCAATTGCAGCAAGGGTTTTAAAGCTTGCCAACTCAGCATATTTTAATTTTAATCCTCCGGTTCCTTCAATAGACGAAGCATGTCTGCTTTTGGGAGAAAAAAACCTTATAAGCATAATCCTTGTAGCTCAAATGAGTAAAATGCTTGATAAGGAGCTTAAAGGCTATAAGATTTCAGCTGAGGATTTTTTTTATCACAGTGTTGCAACTGCAACAGCTGCAGAACTTATTGCATATGAAAAAATGCCTTTATTTCACCTTGATGCTTTTTCAGCAGGTTTACTTCATGACTGCGGAAAGCTTGTATTAAATGATTATTTAATTAAGGAAAAAGAAAAATTTAAAAGTCTGATAATTGAAAAAAAACTTTCACCCTGGGCTGCAGAAAAACAAATTTTTGGGTTTTCCCACTCAGAAATTGGGCTTAAGCTTCTTGAAAGCTGGCAGCTTCCAAAAATTCAAACTCAAGCTATAGGATTTCATCATAACCCAATGGATTCGCTTTCAAATGAGCTGTCATATATTTTGAATGCTGCTGATTTTCTTTCAAAAAAAGCTGGTTTTTCAGCTGAGAACAATTGGAATAACAATTTGTTTTATCTTAGTGATGAAGTTAAGGTTTTTTTAAAAATAGAAGATTATGAACTAGAAGAGTTTTCTGAAAAAATAAGAGAAAATGTTTTAATAATGACAAAGGATTTTAATTTTTAG
- a CDS encoding Hsp70 family protein, whose amino-acid sequence MNKTDFRYIIGIDLGTTNSAVSFIDTIEGKNAKIKQFPIYQITRKNEFSPLKVLPSFLYIPGTYELSASDINHPWPKKTDDFAGAFARDYGGKIPKRLVSSAKSWLCHDKVDRNSKFLPWGSDENVPKRSPVEVSAQYLIHLKNCWNLDKKQDDRLYFENQFIILTIPASFDEAARNLTLKAAELAGLKNVVLLEEPLAAFYSWLDEKEKKFDSHVKENELILVCDVGGGTSDFTLIALRKMDESLQFERIAVGDHLILGGDNIDLALARLAESKTQGKNNLLKGDKWKTLCHLSREAKENILEGNSEKERLTIVGEGSKLIKNTFSVYLEKKEVEDIVIKGFFPEVLPEETFEDKNKRKGITEFGLPYESEPEITKHLIKFLLRHSEDVKKATGKETPFPDLILFNGGSLKPEIIQKAIIKSIQSFFDPLSDLPQILENNKSESAVSLGASYYGKVKLGLGVKVGSGSPRSYYLGIETKDNKKGVLCLVERGLEEGSEIKLPKDYEFSVKTNMPVRFSLYSSSYRSGDKCGDFIENIDESFSELPPLHTIISYGKKDEKTDISIELKAKYTETGNLQIWCDSVKSQHTWDLSFDLRGTREVSSKIDTGVDTSVVIENSKVMEVLSLVESAFNGDKTKVNSVAKDVSRHLKMSRNKWPLMLIRKISDFLVDNSHLREKSPVHEARWLNFSGFCLRPGIGDPFDEARIKKIWSIYSKGLVFPNEIQNKNEWWVLWRRIAAGLKPGYQRQIIQDISSVLKKNKFDLKEKTELWAAVGNFEYLHSNDKQRFGNMLKNELKPEGLEPRLLIVFGRIGAREPLYGDINKVVPSDLALKWVDFLKTDKWGKIPEARYAISRMARLTGDRTRDIDEGKRNDIIKFLDSFEDFENSKYLKEIIEMESREEAATFGESLPSGIVLHQYKQG is encoded by the coding sequence TTGAATAAAACCGATTTTAGATACATAATTGGAATAGACCTTGGAACAACTAACTCAGCTGTATCTTTTATTGATACTATTGAAGGCAAAAATGCAAAAATAAAACAGTTTCCAATTTATCAGATAACCAGGAAAAATGAGTTTTCACCTTTAAAAGTTCTGCCTTCGTTTTTGTATATTCCGGGAACTTATGAGCTTTCAGCTTCAGATATCAATCATCCCTGGCCAAAAAAAACAGATGATTTTGCAGGAGCCTTTGCCAGGGATTATGGGGGTAAAATCCCTAAAAGACTTGTTTCTTCAGCAAAAAGCTGGCTTTGCCATGACAAGGTTGACAGAAATTCAAAATTTCTTCCCTGGGGAAGTGATGAAAATGTCCCCAAAAGATCACCGGTTGAGGTTTCTGCTCAATATCTTATTCATCTTAAAAATTGCTGGAATCTGGATAAAAAACAAGATGACAGGCTTTATTTTGAAAATCAGTTCATAATTTTAACCATTCCTGCTTCCTTTGATGAAGCTGCAAGAAATCTTACTTTAAAGGCAGCCGAACTTGCAGGCCTTAAAAATGTAGTGCTTCTTGAAGAGCCTCTTGCCGCATTTTATTCATGGCTTGATGAAAAAGAAAAAAAGTTTGATTCCCATGTAAAGGAAAATGAGCTTATTCTTGTATGTGACGTTGGCGGCGGTACTTCTGACTTTACTTTAATTGCCCTTAGAAAAATGGATGAATCTTTACAATTTGAAAGAATTGCTGTTGGGGATCATCTTATTTTAGGCGGTGATAATATAGATCTGGCTTTGGCAAGACTTGCAGAATCAAAAACCCAGGGTAAAAATAACCTTCTTAAAGGTGATAAGTGGAAAACCCTTTGCCATCTTTCAAGGGAGGCAAAGGAAAATATTCTTGAAGGGAACTCAGAAAAAGAAAGACTTACAATTGTAGGTGAAGGTTCAAAACTTATAAAAAATACATTTTCAGTTTATCTTGAAAAAAAAGAAGTTGAAGATATTGTTATTAAAGGTTTTTTTCCTGAAGTGCTGCCCGAAGAGACTTTTGAAGATAAAAATAAAAGAAAAGGGATTACAGAATTTGGGCTTCCCTATGAGTCTGAACCGGAAATTACAAAGCATTTGATTAAATTTCTTTTAAGACATAGTGAAGATGTAAAAAAAGCAACAGGAAAAGAAACACCTTTTCCTGATTTGATTTTGTTTAACGGAGGTTCTTTAAAACCAGAGATAATCCAGAAGGCAATAATTAAATCAATTCAAAGCTTTTTTGATCCCTTGTCTGATTTACCCCAAATTTTAGAAAACAATAAATCTGAGTCTGCAGTTTCCCTTGGAGCTTCCTATTATGGGAAGGTCAAACTTGGGCTGGGAGTAAAAGTTGGAAGCGGAAGTCCAAGAAGCTATTATCTTGGGATTGAAACTAAAGATAATAAAAAAGGTGTTTTATGCCTTGTTGAAAGAGGGCTTGAAGAAGGAAGTGAAATAAAGCTTCCAAAAGATTATGAGTTTTCAGTAAAAACAAATATGCCTGTAAGATTTTCTCTTTATTCATCTAGCTATAGGTCAGGAGATAAATGCGGCGATTTTATAGAAAATATTGATGAATCCTTTTCAGAGCTGCCTCCTTTGCACACTATTATAAGCTATGGGAAAAAAGATGAAAAAACAGATATTTCAATTGAATTAAAGGCAAAATATACAGAAACCGGAAATCTTCAAATCTGGTGTGATTCTGTTAAAAGTCAGCATACTTGGGATTTGTCTTTTGATTTAAGGGGAACCAGGGAAGTTTCATCTAAAATTGACACAGGAGTTGATACTTCTGTTGTAATTGAAAATTCAAAGGTTATGGAAGTTTTATCCCTGGTTGAATCAGCTTTTAATGGGGATAAGACAAAGGTTAATTCAGTTGCAAAGGATGTTTCCAGGCATTTAAAGATGTCTAGAAACAAATGGCCTTTGATGCTTATTAGGAAAATAAGTGATTTTTTAGTTGATAATTCTCATTTGCGGGAAAAATCTCCTGTGCATGAAGCAAGATGGCTTAATTTCTCAGGATTTTGTTTAAGGCCTGGAATTGGAGATCCCTTTGATGAGGCAAGAATTAAAAAAATCTGGTCAATTTATTCCAAAGGTCTTGTTTTTCCAAATGAGATTCAAAATAAAAACGAATGGTGGGTTTTGTGGAGAAGAATAGCTGCTGGACTTAAACCTGGATACCAAAGGCAGATAATTCAGGACATTTCTTCAGTTCTTAAAAAAAACAAATTTGATTTAAAAGAAAAAACAGAGCTGTGGGCTGCTGTGGGAAACTTTGAGTACTTACATTCAAATGACAAGCAAAGGTTTGGGAATATGCTTAAAAACGAGCTTAAACCTGAAGGATTAGAGCCAAGACTTTTAATTGTTTTTGGAAGGATTGGAGCAAGAGAGCCTTTGTATGGTGATATAAACAAAGTAGTTCCTTCTGATTTGGCATTAAAATGGGTTGATTTTTTAAAAACAGATAAATGGGGTAAAATTCCTGAAGCAAGGTATGCTATTTCAAGAATGGCAAGACTTACCGGAGACAGAACAAGGGATATTGATGAAGGAAAAAGAAATGATATAATAAAATTTCTTGACTCCTTTGAAGATTTTGAAAACTCAAAATATTTAAAAGAAATAATAGAAATGGAATCTAGGGAGGAAGCTGCAACTTTTGGAGAATCTCTTCCTTCAGGTATTGTTCTTCATCAATATAAACAAGGGTAA